The following proteins are co-located in the Cydia pomonella isolate Wapato2018A chromosome 19, ilCydPomo1, whole genome shotgun sequence genome:
- the LOC133528407 gene encoding calcineurin B homologous protein 1, translating to MGNKSSLMLRVEEIAQIQEETGFTPNQIERLYSRFTSLDKNDCGTLSREDFLRIPELAINPLSERIVHSFFAESHDDRVNFLQFMRVLSHFRPIRKNRENKLNSREEKLRFAFSMYDLDNDGKISRDELLAILHMMVGVNISEEQLTSIAERTILEADTNNDQMISFEEFCHALDRTDVEQKMSIRFLN from the exons ATGGGAAACAAATCGTCTTTGATGTTGAGAGTAGAAGAAATAGCTCAAATTCAAGAGGAAACCGGAT TCACTCCAAACCAAATTGAGCGCCTGTACTCAAGATTTACATCCCTGGATAAAAATGACTGTGGTACATTGTCTCGAGAAGATTTTCTCCGCATTCCTGAACTGGCAATCAACCCTCTTAGTGAACGCATCGTCCACTCCTTCTTTGCTGAGAGCCATGATGACCGAGTCAACTTCCTGCAATTTATGAGAGTGTTGTCTCACTTCAGGCCTATTAGGAAGAACAGGGAGAACAAATTGAATAGTCGGGAGGAGAAACTAAGAT TTGCCTTCTCGATGTATGATCTGGACAATGACGGAAAGATCTCCAGGGATGAACTGCTGGCTATCCTGCATATGATGGTTGGAGTCAACATCAG CGAAGAGCAGCTAACCAGCATCGCGGAGCGCACGATCCTCGAGGCCGACACCAATAACGACCAGATGATCTCCTTCGAGGAGTTCTGCCACGCGCTGGACCGCACCGACGTCGAGCAGAAGATGTCCATCCGCTTCCTGAACTGA